A stretch of the Lytechinus variegatus isolate NC3 chromosome 5, Lvar_3.0, whole genome shotgun sequence genome encodes the following:
- the LOC121416123 gene encoding osteoclast-stimulating factor 1-like isoform X1, whose translation MTTPARPAPPRPQPKPGQVKVFRSLYAYTAQQSDELTFDEGDLLYVTEMTNDGWWKGRCGNKSGLIPGNYVEESMESVDYPLHEAAKRGNLAFLQECIANKVSVNSLDKAGATPLYWAAHGGHIDCMRALLAIPNCQINAQNKIGDTALHAAAWKGHKEAVQILLENDARTDLPNKDGKIPQQLSSKDPATAALLIPQRTSFIGYDDDDEYLDDDSD comes from the exons ATGACGACACCTGCTAGACCTGCACCTCCAAGACCCCAGCCCAAGCCAG GTCAAGTGAAGGTTTTCAGATCACTCTATGCCTACACAGCCCAGCAA AGCGATGAATTGACATTTGATGAAGGTGACCTACTCTATGTTACTGAAATG ACAAATGATGGTTGGTGGAAAGGAAGATGTGGAAACAAATCTGGTCTTATTCCTGGAAACTATG TTGAAGAAAGCATGGAGTCTGTAGATTACCCCCTCCACGAAGCAGCCAAACGAGGCAATCTAGCCTTCCTCCAAGAATGCATCGCAAATAAG GTATCGGTGAATAGTCTTGATAAGGCTGGAGCTACACCTCTGTACTGGGCAGCGCATGGTGGTCACATAGATTGCATGAGGGCATTACTAGCAATACCAAATTGTCAAATCAACGCACAG AATAAGATTGGTGATACAGCATTACATGCAGCAGCGTGGAAAGGTCATAAGGAAGCAGTACAAATACTCTtggaaaatg ATGCCCGAACAGACTTGCCAAATAAAGATGGTAAAATTCCTCAACAACTATCCTCAAAAGATCCAGCTACAGCAGCACTTCTAATACCCCAGAGGA CTTCTTTTATTG gatatgatgacgatgatgaataTCTTGATGATGATTCAGACTGA
- the LOC121416123 gene encoding osteoclast-stimulating factor 1-like isoform X2 — MTTPARPAPPRPQPKPGQVKVFRSLYAYTAQQSDELTFDEGDLLYVTEMTNDGWWKGRCGNKSGLIPGNYVEESMESVDYPLHEAAKRGNLAFLQECIANKVSVNSLDKAGATPLYWAAHGGHIDCMRALLAIPNCQINAQNKIGDTALHAAAWKGHKEAVQILLENDARTDLPNKDGKIPQQLSSKDPATAALLIPQRRYDDDDEYLDDDSD, encoded by the exons ATGACGACACCTGCTAGACCTGCACCTCCAAGACCCCAGCCCAAGCCAG GTCAAGTGAAGGTTTTCAGATCACTCTATGCCTACACAGCCCAGCAA AGCGATGAATTGACATTTGATGAAGGTGACCTACTCTATGTTACTGAAATG ACAAATGATGGTTGGTGGAAAGGAAGATGTGGAAACAAATCTGGTCTTATTCCTGGAAACTATG TTGAAGAAAGCATGGAGTCTGTAGATTACCCCCTCCACGAAGCAGCCAAACGAGGCAATCTAGCCTTCCTCCAAGAATGCATCGCAAATAAG GTATCGGTGAATAGTCTTGATAAGGCTGGAGCTACACCTCTGTACTGGGCAGCGCATGGTGGTCACATAGATTGCATGAGGGCATTACTAGCAATACCAAATTGTCAAATCAACGCACAG AATAAGATTGGTGATACAGCATTACATGCAGCAGCGTGGAAAGGTCATAAGGAAGCAGTACAAATACTCTtggaaaatg ATGCCCGAACAGACTTGCCAAATAAAGATGGTAAAATTCCTCAACAACTATCCTCAAAAGATCCAGCTACAGCAGCACTTCTAATACCCCAGAGGA gatatgatgacgatgatgaataTCTTGATGATGATTCAGACTGA